A DNA window from Hymenobacter aquaticus contains the following coding sequences:
- a CDS encoding transglutaminase-like domain-containing protein — protein MTNKEIKALISLLDDPEIAPQIQDRIQTLGESIIPFLEESWEESLDPQQQQRLEDLIHNLQFEGLQQRLRVWRDSGGENLLEGMWLLNSYQYPDADLQALNRAIEQLRFEVWTLLRPDMHPADQIQALNHVLFRTHKFAANTQNFHSPANSMLHLVLETRRGNPLTLCVIYLLVAQRLNLPIFGVNLPNLFVLTYRPEDRTVPAFYINCYNRGLILSRTDIEHYVAQLNLSSNDIFFEPCSHLDIVRRALRNLVFSFEKMQEPAKAAEVSKLLTILTDESGEATDTELGSGEED, from the coding sequence ATGACCAACAAAGAAATTAAAGCCCTTATTTCCCTGCTGGATGATCCGGAAATTGCCCCGCAGATTCAGGACCGTATTCAGACGCTGGGGGAAAGTATAATTCCATTTTTAGAAGAATCGTGGGAGGAAAGTCTCGACCCGCAGCAGCAGCAGCGCCTCGAAGACCTGATTCACAACCTCCAGTTTGAGGGCTTGCAGCAGCGCCTGCGCGTGTGGCGCGACTCGGGCGGCGAAAACCTGCTGGAAGGCATGTGGCTACTCAACTCCTACCAGTACCCCGACGCCGACCTACAGGCCCTGAACCGCGCCATCGAGCAGCTGCGCTTCGAAGTCTGGACCCTGCTGCGGCCCGACATGCACCCCGCCGACCAGATTCAGGCCCTGAACCACGTGCTGTTCCGGACCCATAAGTTCGCGGCCAACACCCAGAACTTCCATTCGCCGGCCAACTCCATGCTGCACCTGGTGCTGGAAACGCGCCGGGGCAACCCGCTTACGCTGTGCGTTATCTACCTGCTGGTGGCCCAGCGGCTGAATCTGCCCATTTTCGGCGTGAATCTGCCCAACCTGTTCGTGCTCACCTACCGGCCCGAAGACCGCACGGTGCCCGCGTTTTACATCAACTGCTACAACCGGGGCCTGATTTTGTCGCGCACCGACATCGAGCACTACGTAGCCCAGCTCAACCTCTCGTCGAACGACATTTTCTTCGAGCCCTGTTCCCACCTCGACATCGTGCGCCGCGCCCTGCGTAACCTCGTGTTCAGCTTCGAAAAGATGCAGGAACCCGCCAAAGCTGCCGAAGTCAGCAAGCTGCTGACCATCCTCACCGACGAAAGCGGCGAGGCGACGGACACCGAGCTGGGTAGCGGCGAAGAAGATTAG
- a CDS encoding redoxin domain-containing protein, producing MTFRRISLIAAAALVFSALAVGVARAQDGRTISDFSLKSPSNATVTLSSYAKNKAVVVVFVNPNCAFSKLYQSRLNALNAAYSGRGVQFLFINTPINLEATADAADTEKMKVKTTGADDYPYLTDESQKVSALLGATKTPEAVVLEPSGTGFVVRYKGAIDDNAQVEAYAKDKYLAQALDNVLAGRPVGTTERRAAGCLIKKP from the coding sequence ATGACCTTTCGCCGAATCTCGCTTATTGCCGCCGCGGCCCTCGTTTTCTCTGCCCTGGCCGTGGGCGTTGCCCGGGCCCAGGATGGCCGCACCATCAGTGATTTCAGCCTAAAAAGCCCTTCCAACGCTACCGTCACGCTGAGCAGCTACGCCAAAAACAAGGCCGTAGTGGTGGTGTTCGTCAACCCGAACTGCGCCTTTTCCAAGCTCTACCAGAGCCGCCTCAACGCGCTGAATGCGGCGTATAGCGGCCGGGGCGTGCAGTTCCTCTTTATCAATACGCCCATCAACCTGGAAGCCACGGCCGATGCCGCCGACACCGAGAAGATGAAGGTGAAAACCACCGGCGCCGACGACTACCCCTACCTGACCGACGAAAGCCAGAAGGTGAGTGCCCTGCTGGGCGCCACCAAAACCCCGGAGGCCGTCGTGCTGGAGCCCTCCGGCACGGGCTTCGTGGTGCGCTACAAAGGCGCCATCGACGACAACGCCCAGGTGGAAGCCTACGCCAAAGACAAATACCTGGCCCAGGCCCTCGACAACGTACTGGCCGGCCGCCCGGTAGGCACCACCGAGCGCCGCGCCGCCGGCTGCCTGATCAAGAAGCCGTAA
- a CDS encoding 4'-phosphopantetheinyl transferase superfamily protein produces MPLHSVTPLSDHALLGLWQLTEQPAELLQQVPRPELYSQLQPATRDENRNLQWLAGRVLAHALLQEANPAARAVLRNDANGRPFFEQLPDYAVSLSHSGEWVAGIVATRGRVGTDIELIRTKAQLLAARFLSKDELANTGDDVAKHSLYWSAKETLYKLHSRRGLVFKEQIQLNPFELREAGVLTGHLLLENSRSQHQIHYQRLTADYLLTYCVEDVAPPSF; encoded by the coding sequence ATGCCGCTCCATTCCGTCACGCCGCTTTCCGACCACGCCCTGCTGGGCTTGTGGCAGCTGACGGAGCAGCCCGCCGAACTGCTACAGCAAGTGCCCCGGCCCGAGCTCTACAGCCAGCTGCAGCCCGCCACCCGCGACGAAAACCGCAACCTGCAGTGGCTGGCGGGCCGGGTGCTGGCCCACGCCCTGCTCCAGGAGGCTAACCCCGCCGCCCGGGCTGTGCTGCGCAACGACGCCAACGGCCGCCCTTTTTTCGAGCAGCTGCCCGATTACGCGGTTTCCCTGTCGCACTCGGGCGAGTGGGTGGCCGGTATTGTCGCCACGCGGGGCCGCGTTGGCACAGATATTGAGTTGATCCGCACCAAAGCGCAATTGTTGGCTGCCAGGTTTTTATCGAAAGACGAGCTAGCCAACACCGGTGACGACGTAGCCAAACACAGTCTCTATTGGAGTGCCAAAGAGACGCTCTACAAGCTGCATAGTCGCCGGGGCCTGGTGTTTAAAGAGCAAATTCAGCTCAACCCGTTTGAGCTGCGGGAGGCAGGTGTGTTGACGGGGCACCTGCTGCTAGAAAACTCCCGCAGCCAACACCAGATTCATTACCAGCGCCTCACGGCCGACTACCTGCTCACCTACTGTGTAGAAGACGTCGCGCCGCCCTCCTTCTGA
- a CDS encoding MlaD family protein has product MSKELKVALLGIVALAALYIGFNFLKGSNLLSSDRTYYAKYDNVDGLTVGNPVILNGVKVGQVKNMELLPEERNRIRVSLELQKGITVGDSTVASLSGSLLGSKTITLFLGKNSQVFSGGEELKSYTVASITDAFQAKALPVLGTVDSTLIKVNSFLSKEARVSLQATLLNAQGSTEALKNLLIMNQRNINQITTNMAQLTSELNRTSKKFDRIASNFSQLSDSLKGAPVGPAMRKLNATMTEAQTAMTGVNKALTDQKGSLGKLINDTLLYRNLNATAQSSDALLKDLKANPKRYVHFSVFGGGGKDKTKKETTRKPDGEIKVEEKKVETTPSIGATDSTVK; this is encoded by the coding sequence GTGTCAAAAGAACTTAAAGTAGCCCTGCTGGGCATCGTGGCCCTGGCCGCCCTATATATCGGGTTCAACTTCCTGAAAGGCAGTAACCTCTTGTCGTCGGACCGCACCTACTACGCCAAGTACGACAACGTGGACGGCCTGACCGTGGGCAACCCCGTGATTCTGAACGGCGTGAAAGTCGGGCAGGTGAAAAACATGGAGCTGCTGCCCGAGGAGCGCAACCGCATCCGCGTGTCGCTGGAGCTGCAGAAGGGCATTACCGTCGGCGACTCCACCGTGGCCAGCCTCTCGGGCTCGTTGCTGGGCAGCAAGACCATTACCCTGTTTCTGGGCAAAAACTCGCAGGTGTTCAGCGGGGGCGAGGAGCTCAAGTCCTACACCGTGGCCAGCATCACCGACGCCTTCCAGGCCAAGGCCCTGCCCGTGCTCGGCACCGTCGACTCCACGCTGATTAAGGTGAACAGCTTCCTGAGCAAGGAGGCCCGCGTGAGCTTGCAGGCCACGCTGCTCAACGCCCAGGGCAGCACCGAGGCGCTGAAAAACCTGCTGATCATGAACCAGCGCAACATCAACCAGATTACCACCAACATGGCCCAGCTCACCTCGGAGCTGAACCGGACCAGCAAGAAGTTCGACCGGATTGCCTCCAACTTCTCCCAGCTCAGCGACTCGCTGAAGGGCGCGCCGGTGGGCCCCGCCATGCGCAAGCTGAATGCCACCATGACCGAGGCCCAGACCGCCATGACCGGCGTCAACAAGGCCCTGACCGACCAGAAAGGCTCCCTGGGCAAGCTCATCAACGACACGCTGCTCTACCGCAACCTGAACGCCACGGCCCAGAGCTCCGATGCCCTGCTCAAAGATCTGAAAGCCAACCCCAAGCGCTACGTGCACTTCTCCGTATTCGGGGGCGGCGGCAAGGACAAGACCAAGAAGGAAACCACCCGGAAGCCCGACGGCGAAATCAAGGTGGAGGAGAAGAAGGTGGAAACCACGCCCAGCATCGGCGCCACCGACTCCACGGTGAAATAA
- a CDS encoding putative LPS assembly protein LptD, whose protein sequence is MALSTLSILPTFPSRARRWHPLLVVALLWLGSSTMAWSQGTPRPATPVAVPRLDPNGRRLTDIRPDTTRRAGLLAGADSSRAGDSLRVSARPKGDIETTIKYSATDSIRFEVQNKVARLYNKSLIDYGDMNLKAAQITVDYSKNLLTAEGAADTTGKVVGKPVFADGGGTYTAGRINYNFKTKRGKIAEAVTQQGEGYVHAETIKKNELNEIFGRNGRYTTCNLEHPHFFINATKMKVIPKEKVVTGPFNLVIGDIPTPLGFLFGYFPTPGKSRASGLIFPSFGQTSDRGFALRNGGYYWVVNDNIGVRLTGDIYSGNADAFGGFATTAEMQYLKRYAYNGLLNFSYSQRPADLILRSNTVNTNNEYRKPRSPRTFWLSWSHSPVPRPGGGRFSASVQAGSNDYNQQNSFDQRRYLTPAFSSNVSYQKQIRNSPINYALQFSQSQNTATGTMDFTLPDVTVGVARQYPYELLGITPRGRFYEQFSIAYTLTGQNRLSNSVPARTLSNGIPLLGGTNEASILPVSFSNIRPLLRNAQTGVQHQFQIALGSYTIPLPVIKYFNVSPSVNYGEVWYGKRLDYSYNSVAQAVRIDTVRGFNRVYNWSAGVNVGTNIYGTVVRKGTHKIQAIRHKLTPSANFSYSPDYTQRSSLYFVNQQFGNLTNSEGQRYNQLDPATGRILNPVSFSRYNGFLYGTPSGTEVRQVSFNLQNQVEMKVRNDKDTTGTTPFEKVSLIDGLDFSSGYNFAADSFRLQPLSAVFRTQIARKLNVNVNANFVFYQRDSTGRLLNKYLLEQSRRRLARLATADLSLSYQFNPAQGKKKSTVPRAVAPTNDPTLGTPNRVNPYEDYVDFEIPWELAASFTTRYDDPGPLPSRGTVLRRPAVSSASITASGSVKLTSNFRFGYNASYDFISKQIVAPSLDFYRDLHCWQITGNWRPFGLTRGYFVTIAAKSSLLQDLKLNRNRSFMNR, encoded by the coding sequence GTGGCCCTGTCTACGCTGTCTATCCTGCCTACTTTCCCTTCCCGTGCCCGCCGGTGGCACCCCCTGCTGGTGGTGGCCCTGCTCTGGCTCGGCAGTAGTACTATGGCCTGGAGCCAAGGTACGCCGCGCCCGGCCACGCCCGTGGCCGTACCGCGCCTGGACCCCAACGGACGCCGCCTGACCGATATTCGGCCCGATACCACCCGGCGCGCGGGCCTGCTGGCCGGGGCCGACAGCAGCCGCGCCGGCGACTCGCTGCGGGTGTCGGCTAGGCCCAAAGGCGACATCGAAACCACCATTAAATATTCGGCCACCGACTCGATTCGGTTTGAGGTGCAGAATAAAGTCGCCCGCCTCTACAATAAGTCCCTGATTGATTACGGCGACATGAACCTGAAGGCCGCCCAGATTACGGTGGACTACAGCAAAAACCTGCTTACAGCCGAAGGCGCGGCCGACACGACCGGCAAAGTGGTGGGCAAGCCGGTGTTTGCCGACGGCGGCGGCACCTACACCGCCGGGCGCATCAACTACAACTTCAAAACCAAGCGGGGCAAGATTGCCGAGGCCGTCACGCAGCAGGGCGAAGGCTACGTGCACGCCGAAACCATCAAGAAAAACGAGCTGAACGAAATCTTCGGCCGCAACGGGCGCTACACCACTTGCAACCTGGAGCACCCGCACTTCTTCATCAACGCCACCAAGATGAAGGTGATACCCAAGGAAAAGGTGGTGACCGGGCCGTTTAACCTGGTTATCGGCGACATTCCCACGCCCCTGGGCTTTTTGTTCGGCTACTTCCCCACCCCGGGCAAAAGCCGGGCCTCGGGCCTGATCTTCCCCTCCTTCGGCCAGACATCCGACCGGGGCTTTGCCCTGCGCAACGGTGGCTACTACTGGGTGGTCAACGACAACATCGGGGTGCGCCTCACCGGCGACATCTACTCGGGCAACGCCGACGCCTTCGGGGGCTTTGCCACCACGGCCGAAATGCAGTATCTGAAGCGCTACGCCTACAACGGCCTGCTCAACTTCAGCTACAGCCAGCGCCCCGCCGATTTGATTCTGCGCTCCAACACGGTGAATACCAACAACGAGTACCGCAAGCCCCGCTCGCCGCGCACGTTCTGGCTGAGCTGGAGCCACTCGCCGGTGCCCCGGCCCGGCGGGGGCCGGTTTTCGGCCAGCGTGCAGGCCGGCAGCAACGACTACAACCAGCAGAACAGCTTCGACCAGCGCCGCTACCTGACGCCGGCTTTCAGCTCCAACGTCAGCTACCAGAAGCAGATCCGCAACTCGCCCATCAACTACGCGCTGCAGTTCAGCCAAAGCCAGAACACGGCTACCGGCACCATGGACTTTACCCTGCCCGACGTGACGGTGGGCGTGGCGCGCCAGTACCCCTACGAGCTGCTGGGCATCACGCCCCGGGGCCGGTTCTACGAGCAGTTTTCCATTGCTTACACCCTCACGGGCCAGAACCGCCTGAGCAACTCGGTGCCCGCCCGCACCCTCAGCAACGGCATTCCGCTGCTGGGCGGCACCAACGAAGCTAGCATCCTGCCGGTCAGCTTTTCCAACATCCGGCCCCTGCTGCGCAACGCCCAGACCGGCGTGCAGCACCAGTTTCAGATTGCCCTGGGCAGCTACACCATTCCGCTGCCGGTCATCAAGTATTTCAACGTGTCGCCCTCCGTCAACTACGGGGAGGTGTGGTACGGCAAGCGCCTCGACTACTCCTACAACTCCGTGGCCCAGGCCGTCCGCATCGACACGGTGCGGGGCTTCAACCGGGTCTACAACTGGTCGGCGGGCGTGAACGTGGGCACCAACATCTACGGCACGGTGGTGCGCAAGGGCACCCACAAGATTCAGGCTATCCGCCATAAGCTCACGCCCAGCGCCAACTTCAGCTACTCGCCCGACTACACCCAGCGCAGCAGCCTGTACTTCGTCAACCAGCAGTTTGGCAACCTGACCAACAGCGAAGGGCAGCGCTACAACCAGCTCGACCCCGCCACGGGCCGCATCCTGAACCCGGTCAGCTTCTCGCGCTACAACGGCTTCCTCTACGGCACGCCCAGCGGCACGGAAGTCCGGCAGGTCAGCTTCAACCTGCAGAACCAGGTGGAAATGAAGGTACGCAACGACAAGGACACCACCGGCACCACCCCGTTCGAGAAAGTCAGCCTGATTGACGGCCTGGATTTCAGCAGCGGCTACAACTTCGCCGCCGACTCGTTCCGCCTCCAGCCCTTGTCGGCCGTGTTCCGCACCCAGATTGCGCGCAAGCTCAACGTGAACGTCAACGCCAACTTCGTCTTCTACCAGCGCGACTCCACCGGCCGCCTGCTCAATAAGTACCTGCTGGAACAGTCGCGCCGCCGCCTGGCCCGCCTGGCCACCGCCGATTTGTCGCTGAGCTACCAGTTCAACCCGGCCCAGGGCAAGAAGAAGTCGACGGTGCCCCGCGCCGTGGCTCCCACCAACGACCCCACGCTGGGCACGCCCAACCGCGTGAATCCCTACGAGGACTACGTGGACTTCGAGATTCCGTGGGAGCTGGCCGCCAGCTTCACCACCCGCTACGACGACCCCGGCCCGCTGCCCTCGCGCGGCACCGTGCTGCGCCGCCCGGCCGTGAGCTCGGCCTCCATCACGGCCAGCGGCTCGGTAAAGCTGACCA
- the poxB gene encoding ubiquinone-dependent pyruvate dehydrogenase: MAKKTVSEIIVDTLIAAGVTRVYGVVGDSLNGITDVIRAREGIEWVHVRNEEAGAFAAGAEAHVTGSLAVCAGSCGPGNTHLLNGLYDCHRSRVPVLALAAQIPSVEIGSQYFQETHPETTFKECSAYCELIGHPDQAVRCTEIAIQTALTQRGVAVLVVPGDISHQQAEAPEPRLPVLRSKATLVPGLEDLRAAADLLNTSDKVTIMAGAGCAQAHAELLQVAEMLGAPVVHALRGKEYVEPNNPYDVGMSGLLGFTSGYEALMSADAMLMLGTDFPYVQFLPQEARTVQIDVRGEHIGRRARVEVGLVGDVAATLRALLPLLNHKSDRHHLTKALDHYREARQDLDELATGEDGDTSMHPQYVARLLNEQAAEDAIFTCDVGTPTIWAARYLQFNGKRRLVGSFNHGSMANAMPQALGAQLAFPGRQVIALAGDGGFAMLMGELLTLKQLKAPVKIVIFNNNSLAFVELEMKASGILNYGTDLENPNFAALAEAAGVRGIRVTDPAALPAAIADMLAHPGPVILDAVVKRTELSMPPTIQKEQVLGFSLYTLKAIMSGRGDEVLELAKTNLLR; encoded by the coding sequence ATGGCGAAGAAAACCGTATCTGAAATTATTGTCGATACCCTGATTGCGGCCGGCGTCACCCGCGTCTACGGCGTGGTCGGCGACTCGCTCAACGGCATCACCGACGTAATCCGGGCCCGGGAGGGTATTGAGTGGGTGCACGTGCGCAACGAGGAAGCCGGGGCGTTTGCCGCCGGGGCCGAGGCCCACGTCACGGGCTCGCTGGCCGTGTGCGCCGGCTCCTGCGGGCCCGGTAATACCCATTTGCTCAACGGCCTCTACGACTGCCACCGCAGCCGGGTGCCCGTGCTGGCTTTGGCCGCCCAGATTCCCAGCGTCGAAATCGGCAGCCAGTACTTCCAGGAAACCCACCCCGAAACCACCTTCAAGGAGTGCAGCGCCTACTGTGAGCTGATCGGCCACCCCGACCAGGCCGTGCGCTGCACCGAAATTGCCATCCAGACCGCCCTGACCCAGCGCGGGGTGGCGGTGCTGGTCGTGCCCGGCGACATCAGCCACCAGCAGGCCGAAGCGCCCGAGCCCCGGCTGCCGGTGCTGCGCAGCAAGGCTACGCTGGTGCCCGGCCTCGAAGACCTGCGCGCCGCCGCCGACCTGCTCAACACCAGCGACAAAGTCACGATTATGGCCGGGGCGGGCTGCGCCCAGGCCCACGCCGAGCTGCTGCAAGTGGCCGAAATGCTGGGGGCTCCCGTTGTTCACGCCCTGCGCGGCAAGGAATACGTGGAGCCCAACAACCCCTACGACGTGGGCATGAGCGGCCTGCTGGGCTTTACTTCCGGCTACGAGGCCCTCATGTCTGCCGACGCCATGCTCATGCTCGGCACCGATTTTCCCTACGTGCAGTTTCTGCCCCAGGAGGCTCGCACCGTGCAGATCGACGTGCGCGGCGAGCATATCGGCCGCCGGGCCCGGGTCGAGGTGGGCCTCGTCGGCGACGTGGCCGCTACGCTGCGGGCGTTACTGCCGCTGTTGAATCATAAGTCGGACCGCCACCACCTGACCAAGGCCCTGGACCACTACCGCGAAGCCCGCCAGGACCTCGACGAGCTGGCCACCGGCGAGGACGGCGACACGAGCATGCACCCGCAGTACGTGGCCCGCTTGCTGAACGAGCAGGCTGCCGAGGACGCCATTTTCACCTGCGACGTGGGCACGCCCACCATCTGGGCCGCCCGGTATTTGCAGTTCAACGGTAAGCGCCGCCTCGTGGGCTCCTTTAACCACGGCAGCATGGCCAACGCCATGCCGCAGGCGCTGGGCGCGCAGCTGGCCTTTCCCGGTCGCCAGGTTATTGCCCTGGCCGGCGACGGCGGCTTTGCCATGCTGATGGGCGAGCTGCTCACGCTGAAACAGCTCAAGGCCCCGGTCAAAATCGTTATTTTCAATAACAACAGCCTGGCCTTCGTGGAGCTGGAAATGAAGGCTTCGGGCATTCTGAACTACGGTACCGACCTGGAAAATCCCAACTTCGCGGCCCTGGCCGAAGCCGCCGGCGTGCGGGGCATCCGCGTCACGGACCCGGCCGCGCTGCCCGCCGCCATTGCCGACATGCTGGCCCACCCCGGCCCGGTGATTCTGGACGCGGTGGTGAAGCGCACCGAGCTGTCGATGCCGCCCACCATTCAGAAAGAGCAGGTGCTGGGCTTCAGCCTCTACACCCTCAAAGCCATTATGAGCGGCCGGGGCGACGAAGTGCTGGAGCTGGCCAAAACCAATCTGCTGCGGTAG
- a CDS encoding DUF1572 family protein — protein sequence MDTDYLSSVRKQFAYYQLLGEQTFAQVPDAALFWQPNPACNSMATIVKHLAGNMLSRWTDFLTTDGEKEWRQREAEFDNDLTTRAAMLALWEQGWQCLFAALDSLTPANWDQLVYIRNQGHTITEAINRQLAHYPYHVGQIVLLGKLVQQEQWQSLSIPRGGSAAFNAEKFAQERHRAHFTDESLGGNGKVE from the coding sequence ATGGATACCGACTACCTCAGCAGCGTCCGCAAGCAGTTCGCCTACTACCAGCTGCTCGGCGAGCAGACCTTTGCCCAGGTGCCCGACGCGGCCCTGTTCTGGCAGCCCAACCCGGCCTGCAACAGCATGGCCACCATCGTGAAGCACCTAGCCGGCAACATGCTTTCCCGCTGGACCGACTTCCTAACCACCGACGGAGAAAAGGAGTGGCGGCAACGTGAAGCCGAGTTCGACAACGACCTGACCACCCGCGCCGCCATGCTGGCCCTGTGGGAGCAGGGCTGGCAGTGCCTGTTCGCGGCCCTCGACTCGCTCACGCCCGCCAACTGGGACCAGCTGGTTTACATCCGCAACCAGGGCCACACCATCACCGAGGCCATCAACCGGCAGCTGGCCCACTATCCCTACCACGTGGGCCAAATCGTGCTGCTGGGCAAGCTCGTGCAGCAGGAGCAGTGGCAGTCCCTGTCGATTCCCCGGGGCGGCTCGGCGGCTTTCAACGCCGAGAAGTTTGCCCAAGAGCGCCACCGCGCCCATTTCACCGACGAGTCGTTGGGTGGGAACGGTAAAGTAGAATAG
- a CDS encoding N-acetylmuramoyl-L-alanine amidase family protein has product MRNIVALCLAGLVFLSGSSGAVAPGTPGLPPQKYHLRTVVLDAGHGGKDRGCTGVKAREADVSLKIILEVGRLIEENMPDVKVVYTRKTDVFVELADRAGIANKHGADLFISVHCNASSPGAYGTEVWTMGPHKTEANLSVAKRENAVILQEDNYKERYSGFDPTSPQSHILFSLYQSAHMVNSLRLAQKVDRQFRTTVGRHSRGVKQAGFLVLWKSTMPSVLIEAGFLTNRSEEQYLNDKSGQSYMASGIYRAFRDYKSELEAMNAE; this is encoded by the coding sequence GTGCGGAATATTGTCGCTCTTTGCCTGGCGGGCCTGGTTTTTCTTTCGGGCTCGTCGGGAGCCGTAGCCCCGGGCACGCCCGGCCTGCCGCCCCAGAAGTATCATCTGCGCACCGTGGTCCTGGATGCCGGGCACGGCGGGAAAGACCGTGGCTGCACCGGCGTAAAAGCCCGGGAAGCCGACGTGTCGCTGAAAATCATTCTGGAAGTGGGCCGCCTCATCGAGGAAAACATGCCCGACGTGAAGGTCGTCTACACCCGCAAAACCGACGTGTTCGTGGAGCTGGCCGACCGGGCCGGCATTGCCAACAAGCACGGGGCCGACCTGTTCATCTCGGTGCACTGCAACGCCAGCTCGCCCGGGGCCTACGGCACGGAGGTCTGGACGATGGGGCCGCACAAGACCGAAGCTAACCTGTCGGTGGCCAAGCGCGAAAACGCCGTAATTCTGCAGGAAGACAACTACAAGGAGCGCTACAGCGGCTTCGACCCGACGTCGCCCCAGAGCCACATCCTGTTTTCGCTCTACCAAAGCGCCCACATGGTGAACAGCCTGCGCCTGGCCCAGAAGGTCGACCGGCAGTTCCGGACCACCGTGGGGCGGCACTCGCGCGGCGTGAAGCAGGCGGGCTTTCTGGTGCTCTGGAAATCGACCATGCCCTCGGTGCTGATCGAAGCCGGCTTCCTGACCAACCGCTCCGAGGAGCAGTACCTCAACGATAAATCGGGGCAGTCGTATATGGCCTCGGGCATCTACCGGGCTTTCCGGGATTATAAGTCCGAACTCGAAGCCATGAACGCGGAATAA
- a CDS encoding acyl-CoA carboxylase subunit beta produces MNLEFNKNEDSSKQLSYQLSQRLKKVQLGGGEKRIAAHKAKGKLTARERIAYLIDKDSQTVEIGAFAGEGMYKEEGGCPSGGVVVVVGWVQGRQCVIVANDATVKAGAWFPITAKKNLRAQEISIENKLPIIYLVDSAGVYLPMQDEIFPDKEHFGRIFRNNAVMSSMGIVQLAAIMGPCVAGGAYLPIMSDEAMIVDGTGSVFLAGSYLVKSAIGETIDNETLGGATTHSEISGVTDYKFATDEECLEHIRNIFDKLGGQATAGFSRKPAVAPAKDEKEILGLFPSDRVKPYDMMDIIERLVDNSEFEPYKDLYGQTLICGLARIDGWAVGIVANQRKIVKTKKGAMQMGGVIYSDSADKAARFIMNCNQKKIPLVFLHDVSGFMVGSQSEHGGIIKDGAKMVNAMANSVVPKFSVIIGNSYGAGNYAMCGKAYDPRLIVAWPTAQLAVMSGAAAANTLLQIQVASLKAKGEEITPEAEKELLDRIKARYDEQLSPYYAAARLWVDAIIDPLETRKVISEGISMANHAPIEKAYNVGVIQV; encoded by the coding sequence ATGAACCTCGAATTCAACAAGAACGAAGACAGCAGTAAGCAGCTTAGCTATCAACTCTCCCAGCGCCTGAAAAAGGTGCAGCTCGGCGGCGGCGAGAAGCGCATTGCCGCCCATAAGGCCAAGGGCAAGCTCACGGCCCGGGAGCGGATAGCGTATCTGATTGACAAGGATTCGCAGACGGTGGAAATCGGGGCGTTTGCCGGCGAGGGGATGTACAAGGAAGAAGGCGGCTGCCCTTCCGGCGGCGTGGTCGTCGTCGTGGGCTGGGTGCAGGGCCGGCAGTGCGTCATTGTGGCCAACGACGCCACCGTGAAGGCCGGGGCCTGGTTCCCGATTACGGCCAAGAAGAACCTGCGGGCTCAGGAAATCAGCATCGAAAACAAGCTGCCCATCATCTACCTCGTCGACTCGGCCGGGGTGTATCTGCCGATGCAGGACGAAATCTTCCCCGATAAGGAGCACTTCGGCCGCATCTTCCGCAACAACGCCGTGATGAGCAGCATGGGCATCGTACAGCTGGCCGCCATTATGGGCCCCTGCGTGGCCGGTGGCGCGTATTTGCCCATTATGAGCGACGAGGCCATGATTGTGGACGGCACGGGCTCGGTGTTCCTGGCGGGCTCCTACCTGGTGAAGTCGGCCATCGGCGAAACCATCGACAACGAAACCCTGGGCGGGGCTACCACCCACTCCGAAATTTCGGGCGTGACGGACTACAAGTTTGCCACCGACGAGGAGTGCCTGGAGCACATCCGCAACATCTTCGACAAGCTCGGCGGCCAAGCTACGGCCGGCTTCTCGCGCAAGCCCGCCGTGGCCCCGGCCAAGGACGAGAAGGAAATCCTGGGCCTCTTCCCGTCGGATCGGGTGAAACCCTACGACATGATGGACATCATCGAGCGGCTGGTCGACAACTCGGAGTTTGAGCCCTACAAGGACCTCTACGGCCAAACCCTGATCTGCGGGCTGGCCCGCATCGACGGCTGGGCCGTGGGCATCGTGGCCAACCAGCGCAAAATCGTGAAGACCAAGAAGGGCGCCATGCAGATGGGCGGCGTTATCTACTCCGACTCGGCCGACAAGGCCGCGCGCTTCATCATGAACTGCAACCAGAAGAAGATTCCGCTGGTGTTCCTGCACGACGTGTCGGGCTTCATGGTCGGCTCGCAGTCGGAGCACGGCGGCATCATCAAGGACGGGGCCAAGATGGTGAATGCCATGGCCAACTCGGTCGTGCCCAAGTTCTCGGTGATTATCGGCAACAGCTACGGGGCCGGCAACTACGCCATGTGCGGCAAGGCCTACGACCCGCGCCTCATCGTGGCCTGGCCCACGGCCCAGCTGGCCGTGATGAGCGGAGCCGCCGCCGCCAACACCCTGCTCCAGATTCAGGTGGCTTCGCTCAAAGCCAAAGGCGAGGAAATCACCCCCGAAGCCGAAAAGGAACTGCTGGACCGCATCAAAGCCCGCTACGACGAGCAGCTCTCGCCCTACTACGCGGCAGCCCGCCTCTGGGTCGACGCCATCATCGACCCGCTGGAAACCCGCAAGGTGATTTCGGAAGGTATTTCAATGGCGAATCACGCGCCGATTGAGAAGGCGTATAATGTGGGGGTTATTCAGGTGTGA